In Sphingobacterium sp. SRCM116780, the genomic stretch TGTAGCGTCTTATTTTTCATAGGTTGAATTATTTTTAATATTTCGATCTTATCCGCTACTGATCTCCGTTCTTTCATAGCGAACCTGATCCTATGACACGTTAAAATTAATTTTATTGATTCTATATAACAATCTTTTTAAAGACCTCTGGATTTTAATTCCCTTTTCATCTCATTGATTTTTTTGTAGTTGAGGATTACAATCGTTGATAAGGCGAAGGGGATAGCCAATAAGTTGTATTCCTTTTTCATCGCAAACATCACAAATTGAACAAGAAGCGTTACTGCTAAAAGTCCAGCGATTACGGCAGTCTTTTTTTTAGTACTTAGCAATTCTTCATTGCTCATTTCCTGTAGTGCTTTATTTCTCATGGATTGAATTATTTTATAAACTATTTTTATTTATTTTTCTTTGATGTTTCATGCTATCTTACTTCCTATCAAAACTGATTACACATTATTTATAAGAGTTTATTCTATGATATAGATCCTCATAAGAAACAAATATACATTAAAGATAAATTAATTTTATGATTAATAATAGCAGCTGTAAGTAAAATTTAACTGATTTTTTAATAAAGTAAATTGCTTTATAACAGCACTTCTTTATCCGTCGTTCCATCTTTCAATAAATCAGCAATACTTTTCAGGGTTCTTTGAGAGATTTGCTCCAAAGCTTCTCTTGTAAAAAAGGCCTGATGAGCCGTCAACAAAACATTTGGAAAACTCATCAATAACTGAATGGTATCATCTTCAATGATTGTCGTGGACAAGTCCTTGAAGAATAGTTTTTCTTCCTGTTCATAAACATCGATTCCCAATAGCCCTATTTTTCTTTCTTTCAATGCTTTGATCGCATCATTTGTGTGGATCAGATTACCTCTACTTGTATTGATAATTGTTACCCCATTTTTCATTTTGTCCAGAGACTCCTTATTGATCAAGTAATGGTTTTCAGGAGTAAGGGGGCAATGCAGAGAAATGATATCCGACTCAGCAAAGAGCGTATCTAGATCCACATATTTCACATGAAGATCTAGCAGTGTTTGGTCTGGATACAGATCATAAGCGATGACTTCTGCGCCGAAGCCTAAAGCGATTTTCACAAAAGCTTTCCCTATTTTCCCTGTTCCGATGACACCAATTTTCTTTTGGTATAGATTAAATCCCAATAGACCATTCAATGCAAAGTTTTGTTCACGAACACGGTTGTAAGCTTTATGCGTTTTGCGATTCAAGGTCAACAGCATAGCCATGGTATGTTCCGCAACCGCTTCAGGTGAATAAGCGGGAACGCGACAAATTTGGATTCCTAATTCTTTTGCTGCATCTATATCCACATTATTAAATCCGGCACATCTCAGTGCAATCAATTTTACCCCTTTTTGAGCAAGTACCTCTATGACTTCTCTGTTCAATCGGTCATTCACAAAAACACAGACGGCATCTTCATTTTCAATTGCATTGACAATATGAGGCCCGAGGTGCGTTTCATAAAAATTGAGTTCAAAACCATATTTTTCATTTTCTTTCTCGAAAAACTCTTTATCGTAAGGCTTGGTTGAAAAGAAGGCTATTTTCATATGAATTATTTTTATATAATAAATATACGGTATTAGTTTGTGTTCAAGGGAAGCTGTTCTTGTTATTTATTCCATTGTTTAACCGAGAGGGAGGGAACGAATATCAGAAGATATCAAGAGCAATCGATTACTATTGCAATGTCATGTGGATCTTTTAGCACTTTATGAAAGATACTTTTCCATCTTAATATCTGCTCGCTCATAGCGCCCATCCTCAAGCTCTGTTTCTTCAAATCCATATTTTCGGTCAAGTCGTATAGCCGATTCTAATTGCTTATTTGAATAAAGAATTAATTTCTCAATATGTTTAGATTTCGTGACTTCAATAGCATGCTCAAGGAGCAATGTACCAATACCATATCCTTGTGCTTTATTGCTTACGGCCATTTTTCCAAGTTCAAATACCTGGTTGCTTTTCTTTAAAAGAGATGCTGTCCCCACGATGTCATTGCCTAATTTTGCATAAAAAATAAAACCACCCTTATCAATGATTTCTTCTTTCGGATTCGAAAGAGTACGTTTATCCTCCTCTTCGATACGGAAGTATTTTTCTAACCATTAATAGTTCAGCACTTTTATGGCCTCTTTATGCTCCTCTGAAAAGTCTATTATTTCAATATTTTCACTTGTCTTTTTCTCCATGATATTTCAATTGTACTGCGACTATTTATGCGATATTCTTTCGATAAGATAATAGAATTATGGTTGAAATAAAAAAATCATTCATTAAATGACATTTTTCTTATCATCTATGTTAGCAAAGGTAGCAGTAGAATTCAAAAAGATCAGTTACAACGATCTGTTTTTGAGGGGTACAGATTAAGAAATGGCTTTTACAATAGACCCTTCGTTTTTTATACTTTTCTCCTTAGCTCCAGTACGAAACCCTAAGTAATTCTTTGACGTAAAAATTAGCGCTCACAGCTGAATCAAATTTTTAATGAGCTGTAACATTTAGACTTATTTACGAACTAACATATCGATAAGTTTGTATAAACACTTTCAACAATTCATCAAGATATGTTGCAATTTCAGAATTTCAAAAAGCAATATGGAGACCATTTGGTTTTAGCTATACCACAATTTACACTGGAAAAAGGGGTATACTGGCTACAAGGGGAGAACGGATCTGGTAAAAGCTCTTTATTAAAATGTATAACAGGTTTATTGCCTTTTGATGGCGATATCTGCTTTTCCGGATACTCCTTAAAAAAGCAATCTTCAAAATACCTGTCTTTAGTAAACTACGCCGCTACAGAACCTGCTTTTCCAACATTCCTATCGGGAAAGGAAATCGTTGAATTTTATGTGAAATGTAAAAAAGGAAATCCCACTAGTTACCAAGATCTGATCACAAGCTTTGCTATGGAAGATTATTTACAACTACCCATTGCGCAATATTCAAGTGGTATGTTGAAAAAATTATCATTGGTATTGGCATTCGTAGGATCATCCCAATTCATTGTTCTCGACGAACCTTTTATCACCC encodes the following:
- a CDS encoding ABC transporter ATP-binding protein — translated: MLQFQNFKKQYGDHLVLAIPQFTLEKGVYWLQGENGSGKSSLLKCITGLLPFDGDICFSGYSLKKQSSKYLSLVNYAATEPAFPTFLSGKEIVEFYVKCKKGNPTSYQDLITSFAMEDYLQLPIAQYSSGMLKKLSLVLAFVGSSQFIVLDEPFITLDPSSSKILEQWINYKRHAVTSILFSSHQDDIPFEAIPLKIQHKELISL
- a CDS encoding 2-hydroxyacid dehydrogenase, with the translated sequence MKIAFFSTKPYDKEFFEKENEKYGFELNFYETHLGPHIVNAIENEDAVCVFVNDRLNREVIEVLAQKGVKLIALRCAGFNNVDIDAAKELGIQICRVPAYSPEAVAEHTMAMLLTLNRKTHKAYNRVREQNFALNGLLGFNLYQKKIGVIGTGKIGKAFVKIALGFGAEVIAYDLYPDQTLLDLHVKYVDLDTLFAESDIISLHCPLTPENHYLINKESLDKMKNGVTIINTSRGNLIHTNDAIKALKERKIGLLGIDVYEQEEKLFFKDLSTTIIEDDTIQLLMSFPNVLLTAHQAFFTREALEQISQRTLKSIADLLKDGTTDKEVLL
- a CDS encoding redox-active disulfide protein 2 is translated as MRNKALQEMSNEELLSTKKKTAVIAGLLAVTLLVQFVMFAMKKEYNLLAIPFALSTIVILNYKKINEMKRELKSRGL
- a CDS encoding GNAT family N-acetyltransferase, encoding MEEEDKRTLSNPKEEIIDKGGFIFYAKLGNDIVGTASLLKKSNQVFELGKMAVSNKAQGYGIGTLLLEHAIEVTKSKHIEKLILYSNKQLESAIRLDRKYGFEETELEDGRYERADIKMEKYLS